In Eretmochelys imbricata isolate rEreImb1 chromosome 4, rEreImb1.hap1, whole genome shotgun sequence, a single window of DNA contains:
- the LOC144263548 gene encoding uncharacterized protein LOC144263548 — protein MQSQNHRRAPAWTEQEVQDLIAVWGDESVLAELGSKRRSAKIFEKISNGMKDRGYNRDAQQCHVKIKELRQAYQKTREANGHSSSESQACHFYDELHAILGGAATSTPTLCFDSIQGVGGNTEVGFGGEEDDDDEEVVDSSQQGSGETGFLNSQDLFITLDLEPVPPEPTEGGLPEPEGREGTSAAYVSPSQRLAKIRRRKKRTRDEVFSDLMLSSHTDRAQQNTWRQTISECRKTQYDREERWQAEDGRWRQLAERRQESMLRLLEDQTHMLQNMVELQERKQEHRLLL, from the exons atgcagtcccagaatcaccgaagagctccagcatggactgaacaggaggtacaggatctgatcgctgtatggggagacgaatccgtgctggcagaactcgGTTCGAAAAGACGAagtgccaaaatatttgaaaaaatctccaatggcatgaaggacagaggctataataGGGACgcgcagcagtgccatgtgaaaattaaggagctcaggcaagcctaccaaaaaaccagagaggcaaacggccactccagTTCAGAGTCCCAggcatgccacttctatgatgagctgcatgccattttagggggtgcagccacctcTACCCCAACCCTAtgctttgactccatccaaggagtgggaggcaacacggaagtgggttttgggggcgaggaggatgatgatgatgaggaagttgtagatagctcacagcaaggaagcggagaaaccggtttcctcaacagccaggatctgtttatcaccctggacctggagccagtaccccccgaacccaccgaaggcgggctcccggaacctgaaggcagagaagggacctctg ctgcatatgtttctccttcccagaggctagcaaagattagaaggcgaaaaaaacgcactcgtgatgaagtgttctctgacctcatgctgtcctcccacactgacagagcacagcaaaatacgtggaggcagacaatctcagagtgcaggaaaacacaatatgaccgcgaggagaggtggcaggctgaagatggtaggtggcgtcagcttgctgaaagaaggcaggagtcaatgctcaggctgctggaggatcaaactcatatgctccagaatatggttgagctgcaggaaaggaagcaggagcacagactgctgctatag